The Dioscorea cayenensis subsp. rotundata cultivar TDr96_F1 chromosome 11, TDr96_F1_v2_PseudoChromosome.rev07_lg8_w22 25.fasta, whole genome shotgun sequence genomic interval AGAAGTCATGGGCGgacatcaaataaatatttgtttatcatgGTCACAAACTCATGTAGAAGAGAAAATTAATTTCAGGTTCTGACTTACCTCTGTTCATCCGGTAGTTTGTCCAGGAGTACAGGAGAACTTTTGGGGTAGTCAAGAGGAACAAGGAGTCTCAGAGACATGATTGGAGTCtgcatatataaacataaacaaaaaattaagcaGAGTTAATGGCATAAGGTAGGTATGAATTAAATAAAGTATCTTGTTGATGTGCAACACACCATGCGTTGTAAAtccaattttgaaatcaaatttGGACTGATAGACACAGCAATAAAAGCGAAAGAAACAATCATGCCCTCTACAGCCTGAGCAGCGCTGCGATCAACTTCCTCCTCATTTACACTGACCACGGTATCAATTAGTCGCATATTTATCTCCTTTATCTCGTTTTGTACAAGAGAAGTAACCTGCCATATATTGTAATTTCTTTAGATTTTGACGAACTGATGAAATCTTGCAGAAAAGTTAGAGACGAAGCAACTAAAACAAACGTGGACATTACTACCTAATCCTAGGTCCTACTGTACcattataaacaaaatatagcAGTGCATGTAAGAAAAACACTGTAAGAAAGTCAATCTGAAGTAACAAGTAAATTCAAAAAAGATAAGCTATGTAGGTAACCTACTATATATGCCAGCTAAAGTTTCCTTCAGTCTTTTTGTGCTTCTACCCATAAGCAAATATCACTTTTAAGAGGGAGGGACCTCTATGCAGTAGTTATTCAGAGAATTTCTTGACCCAGAAATCGTTTTCAAAAAACATTAATGATATGTAATAATCAAAGTCATGATTAATTTCTACACTGTAGTTGTCATTTTGCACAAGATTATCAGCCAGTTAAAGTACACTGCAAGAGTATTAGTTTATGAAATTATACCAGATTGGCTTGGCATTGGCCAGTAGATGGTGCAGCAAACTCTACCTCATGCCCACAGGTTAATGGTACATGCATGTTGCTAGTGTCAAGCCTGATTTTCTTTCTGCTACTTCGCGCTGAACTTGACAGAATATCCAAATCAACCACGGATGCAATATCTTTGGTTGAGGAGTCAAGCACTTCAGGTGTTCCTGATTGTACCTAGAGTTTTCAGCCAAAATGTAGTTTAGCTCTTGCATGAGAAAACagtaaaatcaaaacaatttgaCAGTGAGTCATTCACACTAGCCATATTGATCTTACACACATGATATTAATTAAAGCTTAGATTACTTCATTAATGTTGCAAATCATCATAATATTAAAGCTTGAGCAAATTCTAATTAACTAACCGCATTGATTATGAGCTCTATTGGACGCTTCCCTTTGCATGACTTCTCAGTTGTCTCCTTGACTTGATCACTATCTGAACCAGCATCTTTGACTGTCATGGATGAGGCTGACATGGCAGATGTTCCAGGAGCATGTACTTCAGGATGTACTGACGCACGAGTCATTTGTTGCTGCCCATTATCCCCTGCGTCTGATGGCGAAAGCATTTCAGAAAGTTGTTGTTGCTCACGGCCCTGTACTGACACTGATGGAATTGAAGGAGACTTCATTTGTCGCCCTTGGTTTGCGTGATTGTCAATATTCCGCAACATGGAAGCTCCACAGGGTGGATGCTGTCTAGCCAATTCAACATTTCCACCTGGATGTCGGGATTCTTTCTGCCCCAGAGTCTGTAAAGGAGTTTCGCTTTTGTGCGGCTGCAACTCCAGATAAGCTCTTATCTTCCGTTCCATTACAATTAGTCTTCCCATGAGCTGAGCCTGAATTTTCTCCTTACCTATACCCAGGTAGGATAATGCTTGCTGCACAAAATCTCTACACTCTATCAGTCTTCTGCGCTCGTCAGGCTGCTTTTGATGAGATGGGAGAGCATCAAGCTGTGCCAGCATATATAGATCAAAATGTTAGTAGAAATGGATGGTAAAAGCAATTATAAGAACAACAGCATATGCATGGCTGCTGCAATTTCGAAGTTCCAAGAGGTTGCCTAAACGCTTTCTATaacaaattcaaaatgaatagaATGAGGACCTGGTTCAGTTTGATAACTATCTTCCGGAGGTTTTCAAGAAGATCTCTATAGTAAATTCCCTTCATCTTCTTTATCTGTTATCAGAGAAAAGTGGAAATTGCATTAGTTGCTTAGAACTGGTGCTTACAATGGATAATATCACCAACAACCACACCTTTGGCCCGAAGGCAACATGTGCCATTAGAAAAACGGCTCAAAGGCTAAACAACCGACATGTTAGAAAAAGTAGACAAATGGAAGAAAcccataattaataaaagtacaAATTACATGGGTGTACTACTAAAAGTACATCAAAGCTTCAACAcgtaactttttattttaaatatagaggataaatttgaaatacaaaGCCTGGATAGGCATTTCAGTGCTATGAATAATAACGAGAGATTTATCATATGAAGCATATATTTCacatatatgcataattattgACAGAAAAAGGTCAGTGGCCTACCTTCTGATGAATCTCCTCTATCAAGTCAAACGCATCATCTTGAACTGTCAACAAGGTCGCTGCTACAAGCAAAAGTTTTCAAGGTTGAGTAAGTTTacatcataattttaaaatacatcaGCAGAATTTGTCAAGAATaagctattattatttttttccataataAATAACTGAATGAGTAAGATACAGGAAAGTCCATATAGAACCTGTTCATAGCCGCAAGAAGTTCATTAAACTAAAACTAGCAGGTAATGCATAATCAGCGTGCAGAAAATGTGTGCACAGCATGGAATAGGctaaatttcatgaaaaaacattaaacaaaattacTTACAAGTTGATGAACCCCCAAGCAAGCATGTGTGTTTCCTCTTCTGTTCGACTGCACCGGCAAAGGGAGGCAAAGCCTCAGGAGATTGAAATCTTTGTTGATGCATTTGTGGCTGAGGTGGTTGCTGAGCTTTAGTTGGTGGTTGTGCTGACTGATATAAGCATGCTGCAAATTTATCGTAGAACTTGTATTTTCAGAAAAAGACTCAAGTAATAAATCAAAAAGATGcaataaatttctaaaagaaatatGCTCATGCATGgataaaatgatttatttttaatattaataccAGCATCATAGGAAAGATGACTCCGACTAGAGAAATTTGACTTCAGAGGATCCACTGGGATATTGTCTTTCTTATGTCGTTTACATGAGAGCAATATTAGGTAAATCTTCCGCGAGTAATCATcctgaaaatacaaaaatacataaaaattactTTAGCTTTGATTTATGTTGTTGCACATGCAATTAAGAAAGAGATCCTGTATTTCTACAATTGTATATGAAAACGTTTACAACTAAAAGATAATcgtgaaaattaaaaatcatcatATTGCATGAAAACCTCATATCAAAAGACAAATcattcacaaaatttaaatactcTGAAGATAAATCATTTCTTTACATCCAAAAAGAATTTCTAGGTCAATATATAGGAATGGTGCCTTTAAACCAACCCAAGTAAAtccttttaaaaattaataaaattccaaCATACAAGTCAAACGGAGGCTGTCTCCTGAgagcataatatttttttttccttttttgaggAACTCTTGAGAGCCTGTGAGCAGTTGAATTCCTTTTATgagtaaaatatattttctacaTTTTTATGTATAGAAAAAAGATTAAATCCAACATCTCActgttcttttaaaaaaaaaaatacaagcaagTGAAGGCCAAATACTAAAGGTCTAAAATTTTTGGCCTCCCATGGTCAGAAGACTTGATATTATGAATTGGGGTGAGTATGGACACTGTTATATGGTCAAGAAATcatttaaacaaagaaaataaatatcgATAAAAAAAGAAGGTTATCAATGCTTCCCCTTTCATTTACTTGTTTAACACTTATATTTtatccaaacaaacacaagcaaataatatattaatattccTCTCTTTTCCTCTATGTACCATACCCAAaagatgataataaaatatagagaAATTCGTCCGATATCTAGCTTATGTCCATTGgattaatcaaataatttatGGTACATAACTAATTATATCAGAAAGTTTTCACTAGACGAAACTaagaataaaaagtataaaaataagaat includes:
- the LOC120272530 gene encoding mediator of RNA polymerase II transcription subunit 15a-like — its product is MEDSGEINRNHGVFPDWRVGFQHELRGKAIHKIMGNLMEICRVNPNVDKQQILMGAQYFEAKAYHQATSKDDYSRKIYLILLSCKRHKKDNIPVDPLKSNFSSRSHLSYDAACLYQSAQPPTKAQQPPQPQMHQQRFQSPEALPPFAGAVEQKRKHTCLLGGSSTSATLLTVQDDAFDLIEEIHQKIKKMKGIYYRDLLENLRKIVIKLNQLDALPSHQKQPDERRRLIECRDFVQQALSYLGIGKEKIQAQLMGRLIVMERKIRAYLELQPHKSETPLQTLGQKESRHPGGNVELARQHPPCGASMLRNIDNHANQGRQMKSPSIPSVSVQGREQQQLSEMLSPSDAGDNGQQQMTRASVHPEVHAPGTSAMSASSMTVKDAGSDSDQVKETTEKSCKGKRPIELIINAVQSGTPEVLDSSTKDIASVVDLDILSSSARSSRKKIRLDTSNMHVPLTCGHEVEFAAPSTGQCQANLVTSLVQNEIKEINMRLIDTVVSVNEEEVDRSAAQAVEGMIVSFAFIAVSISPNLISKLDLQRMTPIMSLRLLVPLDYPKSSPVLLDKLPDEQSMESGDLPSKAMSKFNKSLQLVSQPISLGTMAKLWDASIREIMLEYAHQYGGGTFSSRVACWQTCVH